tgagttacctcagcacttcTTCTGCCTCCCAGGTAGCATCTCCCTCCGCTTCCCAGGCATTAGTGTTTTCTTGCCAAGTTTCAAAATCTCCTAGTTCAGGctacaaaataaaaatattaagcAAGTAACTTTTTATGTAATTAAAAACTACCATTCTTCATCACTCTTAAAACTACAATACTCTGTCATTAAACTGGTGACTGAATTTGAAACATTTTAATCAGACAGCTGAGAAAGGATTAAATTATAATAGCAATTAATCTCAAAATATAAATCTCTAATTTGTTTTTATTCAAAATTTGGATTATCCGACACCTAAAGGATTTGAATTTCAATTCAAATAACTACAAAACACTAGAGGACAAATTTACAAAtgactttaaattattttttaatatctTCATTTAGAACGATCCAGTTTCTGAACTATTGATTTAAATTCTGTAATATAAAGTCCACTCTTCCAAATTTTAAACTTATGCTGATGCTGCTCAACTTTTCTGAATAACATGTATTGGGAAAAATGGAGAACTGCTTCAAATACTCACTGATGGCTGGCTGAATGGGATATCTTGTGAAGCTGCCAGTCTGGTAGAAAACCCTGAGGTGCCATCTGGCATTCCAAAATGTAAAGgttctttcttcttaataataaTCTAAAATCAAAATGTTTTAGATTAAACACAGAAtaaaatcagattttttttttaaatgcattctataattaagattttaaaatgcaaaaaattGCTGAAGCTCCAaagctggtagtttattttcattttgcaaCTCAACTTCAACCTTCATCtaacaaaatatttaaaatatgtttaatttaattttttcttGCAATACTATATTTGAAATGTTAGCAAATTTCCTGGACCCTTTGTGCAGCTTCTTTTTCAATAATTGAAATTGCTCACTTTTTGAGGTTTTCGTATGTTTGGTGTCATATCCTTAAAGTAATCAGGTTCTTCAGGCTCTCCAGTGCCATTCTGTTGTGGTGTCGGATTCCCATTACCGCCTTCAATCTTAATACTGGTTGGACCATCTTCATCCCATGAACTCCATTCTTCTACCTCAGGCTTGCAAGATACACAACATTgcacacatattagggacaaatTTACTTATTGAAATGATAAATCTTCAAGCCATGCAGTTCACCAACCCCATTCCGCCAAACCAACACTCCCTATTCTttctgtagaaaggaactgcagacgctggtttacactgaagatagacactaaatgttggagtaactcaagggatagggcagcatatctggatggaaggaatgggtgatgtttcgagtcgagacccttcttctgaagaagggtctcaacccaaagcgaCTCCCTACTCTTTGCTCCATCAGGATCATTTAGCCAATTACAGCAATGAGTTACAGTATTAATGGGGGCCGAGGAAGACTTCAGCTTTTGAATAACAGATCCAATACAGTAATTTAATAAATGATCAAAATGTCATTATGGACCTCTTATCAGATTAGACTAGTGCCTCTTCCAAACAGTAAACTCTCTTCCATTGTTCCATCACCAGATATGCCATCTTCAACCCAAAGAGACACCAAATACATCCTCTGTTGCCGTCCtaggaacaccccccccccccacacccccccaccctatCAAAAGTCAAAGAACATTAAGCAATATGGCGGCTGAACAAATATTTGGACAAATGCTTGATGATTTAAGAAATGGCCAATTAGCGCTTCTGAGATATTTGCCATGGCTTGCAAATCACAGGAAAATATGTAAAGCCAACCTGCAGGACATAATTCAAAGTTAAATGTAATACTATTATAGCTGTGAAAAACAATTATATCTTTGAATCAATGCTACAACTTTTTCCATTACTTTTCTGAATAGCAAGACAACACAAAATGTCATAGATGAAAAGGAAAGTAACAGTAATGTAAACTATacattaatagccctgtcccacggtacgagttcattccaagaattctcccgagtttgccctgattctaactcggagatttacggtaatggccactcgtcgatactcggggctctcgtggacattttacaacatgttcacaagtcttcacaagtcttcctgtgcttacctgccgttagcgagtcttcacgagtacctgccattagtgttatgagccgctaagagacatccccgtgctccgacgtacccactacattcattctccgtgcttacgagtttgattttttttttaactcgggagagctcttggaatgaactcgtaccgtgggacagggctttaagactgACTATTTGAGGGTGAGACTCATTTTCAAAATGGATACCTGTTTAGGAACAGATGAATAATCAACCGTTGTTGGCAAGGTTATCTGATCTCCACTCAATTTCCTCCCCCTTCCAGACCTTGAGAAAAAATAAAGCAATGTTAGCATTCCATGATGTGGAATATTTAATACTCTTTAATAGGAAATTAATTTCAACACAATTCTAAATACTGAGTTTTAGTTTTGCAAAGAACTAAAATATTAGAAGCCACTATGTTCAATAATCTCACATGACAGATGTCCTCTGGAATTTTGACTTGCGTTAAACTAACAGTTAAAGAATGAAAATAATTCCTAAACTGCTAATAGTAGAAAGCGAAACGTATCTTTACTTAAGCATCACAAGTTAAATGGTTAATAGTTTTGTTACAATTAAAAGCAAGGCATTCAGGTGTGACTGCTATCCATTCATATGATTTCGTCCAAATTTATGCTTAGGTCGCAATTAAAATAAAGTGATTAATAATCAGTGACCTACTTAGAGCAGAAAGCATGTTCTTATAGATTGCCAGTGCCCTGCTGAATGTCAGCAACCATTGACGTTACTTTAAGAGAAATGAAATAACTGTGCTTGCAAAATATTGAATGGTATTTTCTCAACCCAGAAAATAATATGTCAATCCACTATGGTTCCAGTAGAAAGCTGCCTATTTTATAAACAAAAATATCATAAACTGAATGCATTTATCATTTTTAGTTTGAAAGCAAACCCTACTCTTTGATCAAGATAAATACACAAATCTCATTTCTTAATAATCTTTAGACTAAAGAAAATGCAAGTCCATTTCAAAACAAATCTAATTATTGCAAAACTTTGCATTCATTTTGAAACAAATTTTGAATTCCAATAAGAGGGTGCTACTTATAGATTGGTATGTATATCAATCTCCCCAAACAGTGGGTCGCAAGATCTGTTGGAGGCCACAAACTCTGATGACCTTTGTGATTTTGAGCTCTTCCTTCAGCATCAGACCTGGTTCAAAGACCTTTTGCCAATGTCATGCTCTCCCTGAATGCCCCCGACTCCCTTCATTTACTTGCAGGGGTACGACTTCAATAACACTCAAGCTTGACATCAACGGGAACAAAGTAAACCACTTGCTCAAAATCTATTACCCAGTGTAACAACATTTTCTCATTTCATTAAATGTCAGCATAGAGCATGCCCTTTAGAGGATATCCGCAACTATTGCAAAGGAAGCATTTCTAAGATGCTTTGCAGCAACTAAGCCAGAATATTTCATCACCATTTTTCAAACCTATTACTTCCactattagaaggatgaggtttcAGGGATATGGAAAGACTCACCTCTAGTGTTTATCAAATCACCCCCACCCATAATCCAGGGATGTTACCTAGTGtagtttcgacctgaaatgtcacccattctttctctccggagatgctgccagtcccgctgagttactccagcattttgtatctatccaggGATGTTAGTTCTTTTACCAACTCCGTATACTTTCTGTCTCTCCACATAACATAAGCAAACCAGAGTTGTAATCGAATATGGGATTTTCCTTCTGTGCATTAATTATTTACTAGATTCATTAGTATTCTTTCAATCAACGAGCTAACTACTTTCTGTCATATTAATTTACAACTGCCTCACTGGAAAAGCAAGATGATACATGGGTTTATAGATATTCAACAGGATCTGTAAAATTCACAAATAAAAGATACACCACATTACACTAGACAATTCTCCACTCCAGGGGTCAatagcaaatttttttttttcttcagatAATGATATGAATTTAGGCTTAAAGAGGAAGTCATCAAAACTTGATGACAAACAAaacgtccctgttagagtgaagggcaaagcaggtgggCATAAAGAAGCTTGGGTGACAAGAGAGATTGAGGCTTtggtcaagaataaggagtaattaCAGGCAGCTGGTATAAAGtgaatccctggaggagttttgggaactaatgGGCCTGTTCTACTTACGCAACATTTTCAGCAACCGCCGACACCCGTCAtaagtcgttgcaggtcgccgacgattttcaacatgttgaaaattcaacggcggccagaaagacgctgcgactctttgggcgactgaggagactactcaatagacaataggtgcaggagtaggccatttggcccttcgagccagcatcgccattcaatgtgatcatggctgatcatccccaatcagtaccccgttcctaccttctccccatatcacctgactccgctatttttaagagccctatctagctctctcttgaaagcatccagagaacctgcctccaccgccctctgaggcagagaattccacggactcaccactctctgtgagaaaaagtgtttcctcgtctccgttctaaatggcttactccttattcttaaactgtggcccctggttctggactcccccaacaccaggaacatgtttcctgcctctagtgtgtccaagcccttaacaatcttatatgtctcacgaccatacaggcggcatCCCGGCGaaagtcgcggggtgaagcctgtatggtcatgagtagtcgcccaaagagtcgtaccttgttctcgtcatcgctggattttcaacggttgtcggcaagtcgccgaaaaaaatcgcgtaagtgggacaggcccataaggagcaTGCTACAAAacaaaatcaggagggcaaaatccCCAAAATCAACAAACACAActaccctggcagacccattgtttctgcctgctcctgtcccacggaaataATTTCAACGTAACTCATCTCCATCCTATCCTCCCGATCCAATCACTTCCGACCTATgttcaagatacctcacatgcactTAGTTCCTTTAATGACCCACTTTCCAAGCCTCCTCTtcctcatcttcactatggatgttcaatcactctacacctccattcctcaccaggaaggccttaaagccctccgtttcctccctgaccgcagaaccatccaatttccctctactaacactctccttcgcctagcggagctggccctcaccctcaacaatttctttcactcctcccacttcctccaagtccaaggcacagctgtgggcacccgcatgggccccagctatgcctgcctctttgtaggggacgttgaacaatccctgttccaggcgtacactggaccTACCCTCAAACTctatccgttacattgatgactgcatcggtgctacttcctgcacccatgcagaactcatggatttcatcaacttcaccaccaattttcatcctgcactcaaatttacatgGACCATATCCTACACCTCcctccctttcttgatctcacagtctccatcacaggaagtaGACTATtgacaggaatcaaagtggtcaacaGCGGGTGGAGCCACGGGGAGAAAGACACAAGTTCCGGAGAACTTGGGGCAGCTGCTGGAAGTGTCTTGATGGCAGTCAGTATTAcggtcgaggaggtgctgaagaTTCTAAcgcatatgaaggtagacaaatctcctgggcctgatcggatatatccgaggacactatGGGAAGCTAGAGAACAAATTGCAGATGCCCTGGCTGGGAAAACTGCGTAGTGAATTGGCTTTACTGGCTGAAGGAGGCAGAGGGTGATGTTGGAAGTTTTTTTTACTGGAagcctgtaactagtggtgtgcctcagggttctttGCTGGGccctttgctttaaaaaaaaaatccatatcaatgatttggataagaacgtacaaggcaggcacggaaatcgctatcaaagtaTAAAGGGGGGGGTGGACACAATATATTGGCGACCGCGCGCGCACGCGACCACTCACACACGCAAGGCTTCGGAGGCtatgtgaacggtaatttcagttcaatccagcgctaaatgcaacacctcactctgTATACACTtcgctgtattaaattccatcatgcATTCCctggcccacctgcccaaccgatcaagatcctgctgcaatttttgacaaccatctttgctgtccacaataccacctactttagtgtaatctgcaaagtGATTATTCATGccttgaggtgttgcattttgcgagGTCTAACctgggcaagacctacacagtgaatggcagggctctggggtgtgttgctgagcagaaggatctagatcTGCAGGGAAATatattccttgaaagtggtgtcgcagatagatagggtgatcaagaaggctttcgaaacattggccttcattactcAGAGTATGGAGCATA
This genomic stretch from Amblyraja radiata isolate CabotCenter1 chromosome 4, sAmbRad1.1.pri, whole genome shotgun sequence harbors:
- the ebag9 gene encoding receptor-binding cancer antigen expressed on SiSo cells → MAISQLRSLRVCTCFAWLLSLFRRLICRSGRGRKLSGDQITLPTTVDYSSVPKQPEVEEWSSWDEDGPTSIKIEGGNGNPTPQQNGTGEPEEPDYFKDMTPNIRKPQKIIIKKKEPLHFGMPDGTSGFSTRLAASQDIPFSQPSPELGDFETWQENTNAWEAEGDATWEAEEVLRQQKLAEREKKSAEQQRKKVEKDAQRLQRKEQNKIAVKLS